The proteins below come from a single Papaver somniferum cultivar HN1 chromosome 11, ASM357369v1, whole genome shotgun sequence genomic window:
- the LOC113320942 gene encoding uncharacterized protein LOC113320942: MLQVVPLDGPAMNEFLNLVAGNQKLLEAAIRQNKLEEIAHLRTQLQEEQHRSRELEKKLNEAKAEQGKVKALEEEVVQLNTKLGDAAAELTRQLDEAQKKHRHGAY; this comes from the exons ATGTTGCAGGTTGTGCCCCTAGATGGTCCTGCCATGAATGAATTCCTCAACCTTGTT GCCGGGAATCAGAAACTTCTTGAGGCtgctattcgtcaaaataaaTTGGAAGAAATAGCCCACCTTCGGACTCAGCTGCAGGAGGAACAACACCGGTCTCGGGAGCTCGAGAAGAAGCTAAATGAAGCCAAAG CTGAGCAAGGAAAGGTCAAAGCTTTGGAGGAGGAGGTCGTCCAATTGAATACTAAGCTTGGCGACGCTGCTGCTGAGTTGACTCGCCAACTGGATGAGGCGCAAAAGAAGCACCGACATGGAGCTTACTGA